In Monodelphis domestica isolate mMonDom1 chromosome 4, mMonDom1.pri, whole genome shotgun sequence, one DNA window encodes the following:
- the LOC130458894 gene encoding olfactory receptor 52P1-like, whose amino-acid sequence MTPNNRSHVHPTSFILMGVPGLEASHFWIAFPFCSMYILAVLGNLFVLLVVWMEPGLHQPMYLFLCMLSALDLVLCTSTVPRMLALFWAGVAEITFGTCATQMFFIHGFSAVESGILLAMAIDRYVAICRPLHYGTLLPLGTVGRMGLAAVLRGLGLMTPMTCLLGRLRYCRWVIEHSYCEHMAVVKLACGDTRANNVYGITAATLVVGTDSICIIISYALILRAVLALSSKEARAKTFGTCGSHLGVILLFYIPGLFSFYTQRFGQHVPHHVHILLADLYLVVPPMLNPIIYGMKTKQIRDGALRLLQRRPA is encoded by the coding sequence CCTCCCACTTCTGGATCGCATTCCCTTTCTGCTCCATGTACATCCTGGCTGTCCTGGGAAACCTGTTTGTGCTGTTGGTGGTGTGGATGGAGCCGGGGCTGCACCAGCCCATGTACCTCTTCCTCTGTATGCTCTCTGCCCTTGACTTGGTTCTCTGCACCTCCACAGTGCCCAGGATGCTTGCTCTCTTTTGGGCAGGAGTGGCGGAGATCACCTTTGGCACCTGCGCTACGCAGATGTTCTTTATCCACGGCTTTTCTGCGGTGGAGTCAGGCATTTTGCTGGCCATGGCTATCGATCGTTACGTGGCCATCTGCCGCCCGTTACACTACGGCACCTTGTTGCCTCTGGGGACTGTGGGCCGTATGGGTCTGGCCGCCGTGTTGCGGGGTCTGGGGCTCATGACCCCCATGACGTGCCTCCTGGGGCGGCTGCGTTACTGCCGCTGGGTGATCGAGCACTCTTACTGTGAACACATGGCTGTCGTGAAGCTGGCGTGCGGAGACACAAGGGCTAACAATGTCTACGGCATCACCGCCGCGACGCTGGTGGTGGGCACCGACTCCATCTGCATCATCATCTCCTATGCTCTCATCCTGCGGGCTGTGCTGGCGCTTTCCTCCAAGGAGGCTCGGGCCAAGACCTTCGGAACTTGTGGTTCCCACCTGGGTGTCATCTTGCTTTTTTACATTCcgggtcttttttctttttatacacaGAGGTTTGGTCAGCACGTGCCACACCATGTGCATATACTCTTGGCTGATCTATACCTTGTGGTGCCCCCTATGCTGAACCCCATTATTTATGGGATGAAGACCAAACAGATTCGGGATGGAGCCCTGCGACTGCTACAGAGGCGCCCAGCTTAG